One part of the Vitis riparia cultivar Riparia Gloire de Montpellier isolate 1030 chromosome 8, EGFV_Vit.rip_1.0, whole genome shotgun sequence genome encodes these proteins:
- the LOC117920589 gene encoding receptor like protein 22-like, translated as MHRTSVSGECLSDGRVCLEDEVLLLLQLKSSLIFNTAASNKLVSWIQSADCCSWGGVTWDATGRVVSLDLSSEFISGELNSSSSIFSLQYLQSLNLANNTFSSQIPAEFHKLGNLTYLNLSNAGFSGQIPIEISYLTRLVTIDLSSLYFITGIPKLKLENPNLRMLVQNLKKLRELHLDGVIISAQGKEWCWALSSSVPNLQVLSLYSCHLSGPIHYSLKKLQSLSRIRLDDNNIAAPVPEFLSNFSNLTHLQLSSCGLYGTFPEKIFQVPTLQTLDLSYNKLLQGSLPEFPQGGCLETLVLSVTKFSGKLPNSIANLKRLARIELADCDFSGPIPTVMANLTQLVYLDFSHNKFSGAIPSFSLSKNLTLIDLSHNNLTGQISSSHWDGFVNLVTIDFCYNSLYGSLPMPLFSLPSLQEIQLNNNQFSGPFGEFPATSSHPMDTLDLSGNNLEGPIPVSLFDLQHLNILDLSSNKFNGTVELSQFQKLGNLTTLSLSYNNLSINPSRSNPTSPLLPILSTLKLASCKLRTLPDLSSHSMLVILDLSQNQIQGKIPNWVWKIGNGSLSHLNLSHNLLEGLQEPLSNLPPFLSTLDLHSNQLRGPIPTPPSSTYVDYSNNRFTSSIPDDIGTYMTFTVFFSLSKNNITGIIPASICNAHYLQVLDFSDNSLSGKIPSCLIENGGLAVLNLRRNKFKGTIPGEFPGHCLLQTLDLNGNLLEGKIPESLANCKALEVLNLGNNRMNDIFPCWLKNISSLRVLVLRANKFHGPIGCPNSNSTWPMLQIVDLAWNNFSGVLPEKCFSNWRAMMAGEDDVQSKSNHLRFKVLAFSQLYYQDAVTVTSKGQEMELVKVLTLFTSIDFSCNNFQGDIPEDIGDLKLLYVLNLSGNGFTGQIPSSLGQLRQLESLDLSLNKLSGEIPAQLSSLNFLSVLNLSFNGLVGRIPTGDGGNATTNMLMEFFQGFSIRKTKEEKVVEEEVTEFGGGECSTDEEGCDHWS; from the exons ATGCATCGTACTTCGGTGTCTGGCGAATGTCTGAGTGATGGGAGGGTATGCCTGGAAGATGAGGTGTTGTTGCTGCTGCAACTGAAGAGCAGCCTCATATTTAATACTGCTGCATCGAATAAACTAGTTTCCTGGATTCAAAGCGCGGACTGCTGTTCTTGGGGAGGTGTAACCTGGGACGCCACTGGTCGTGTTGTCTCTCTTGATCTCAGTAGCGAATTCATTTCTGGTGAACTCAATAGCTCCAGTAGCATTTTCAGTCTACAATATCTCCAGAGCTTGAATTTGGCTAACAACACCTTCTCTTCTCAAATTCCAGCAGAATTCCACAAGCTTGGAAACTTAACTTACCTGAATTTGTCCAACGCTGGCTTTTCTGGGCAGATTCCAATTGAGATTTCCTACTTGACAAGGTTGGTTACTATTGATCTATCTAGCCTTTATTTCATCACCGGTATCCCAAAACTGAAACTTGAGAACCCAAATCTGAGAATGCTGGTTCAGAACCTCAAGAAGCTAAGAGAACTCCATCTTGACGGTGTAATCATATCAGCCCAGGGAAAGGAGTGGTGCTGGGCATTATCATCTTCAGTACCTAATCTCCAAGTGCTGAGCTTGTATAGCTGCCATCTTTCAGGCCCTATACATTATTCCTTGAAGAAGCTTCAGTCCCTCTCAAGGATTCGTCTAGATGACAACAATATTGCTGCTCCAGTTCCAGAATTCCTCTCCAATTTCTCAAATTTGACTCACTTGCAGCTCAGTTCTTGTGGATTATATGGAACATTTCCAGAAAAGATCTTTCAGGTACCAACCCTCCAGACTCTTGATTTGTCATACAACAAGTTGCTCCAGGGTTCTTTGCCAGAATTCCCTCAGGGTGGATGTCTAGAAACCTTGGTGCTCTCGGTTACAAAATTTTCAGGGAAATTACCCAACTCCATAGCGAATCTCAAGAGGTTGGCTAGAATAGAGCTTGCAGATTGTGATTTCAGTGGTCCAATCCCAACGGTGATGGCAAACCTTACTCAATTGGTTTACTTGGACTTCTCTCATAATAAGTTCTCTGGTGCAATCCCATCCTTTAGTTTGTCCAAGAATCTAACCCTAATAGACCTTTCTCATAATAATTTAACAGGTCAGATTTCTTCCTCTCACTGGGATGGTTTTGTGAATTTAGTGACTATTGACTTTTGTTACAATTCACTGTATGGAAGTCTCCCGATGCCCCTGTTCTCCCTCCCGTCACTGCAGGAGATACAACTTAACAACAACCAATTTTCTGGTCCATTTGGTGAATTTCCAGCTACGTCTTCTCATCCCATGGATACCCTTGATTTGAGTGGCAACAATCTGGAAGGGCCAATACCTGTATCCCTCTTTGATCTCCAGCATCTTAACATCCTTGACCTTTCTTCCAACAAATTCAATGGCACTGTTGAGCTAAGCCAGTTTCAGAAACTTGGAAATCTTACTACTCTTAGTCTTTCGTACAACAACTTGTCCATCAATCCAAGTCGTAGTAATCCCACTTCTCCTCTTCTGCCAATtctttccacattaaaattggCTTCTTGCAAGCTCAGAACATTACCTGATCTTAGCAGCCATTCAATGTTGGTAATTTTAGACCTTTCCCAAAACCAAATTCAGGGGAAAATACCAAATTGGGTTTGGAAGATTGGTAATGGCTCTCTTTCTCATTTGAATCTCTCTCATAATTTACTGGAGGGTTTGCAGGAACCTTTGTCCAATCTTCCTCCGTTTCTGTCTACCCTTGACCTTCATTCCAACCAGCTCCGTGGGCCAATCCCCACTCCACCATCTTCCACCTATGTGGATTACTCAAACAACAGGTTCACCTCTTCCATTCCCGATGATATTGGTACTTACATGACCTTCactgttttcttctctctttcaaaGAATAACATCACTGGAATTATTCCTGCATCAATCTGCAATGCCCATTACCTGCAAGTTCTTGACTTTTCTGACAACAGTTTAAGTGGCAAAATACCCTCATGTTTGATTGAGAACGGGGGTCTTGCAGTGCTGAATCTACGGAGAAACAAGTTTAAGGGCACTATACCTGGGGAATTCCCAGGTCACTGTCTTTTACAGACCCTAGATCTCAATGGGAATCTTTTAGAAGGAAAAATTCCAGAGTCTCTGGCCAATTGCAAAGCATTAGAGGTTTTAAACCTTGGGAACAATCGGATGAATGATATCTTTCCTTGCTGGTTGAAGAACATAAGCAGTCTGCGTGTTCTTGTTTTGCGAGCCAACAAATTCCATGGACCCATTGGATGTCCAAATAGCAATTCCACCTGGCCAATGCTTCAAATTGTCGATTTAGCTTGGAACAATTTTAGCGGTGTGTTGCCAGAAAAATGTTTCTCAAACTGGAGAGCAATGATGGCAGGTGAAGATGACGTCCAATCCAAGTCCAATCACCTGCGATTTAAGGTCCTAGCATTCAGTCAATTGTACTATCAGGATGCAGTAACAGTTACCAGCAAAGGTCAAGAAATGGAGCTTGTGAAGGTCCTAACTCTCTTCACTTCCATTGATTTCTCATGCAATAATTTCCAAGGGGACATACCAGAAGATATAGGAGACTTGAAGTTACTTTATGTTCTCAACTTATCTGGTAATGGTTTCACAGGCCAAATCCCATCATCACTAGGACAGCTGCGACAGCTTGAGTCATTAGACCTCTCACTGAACAAGCTGAGCGGGGAGATCCCTGCACAGCTCTCGAGCCTAAATTTCCTTTCAGTCCTCAACCTCTCCTTCAATGGATTGGTGGGAAGGATCCCTACAG GAGATGGAGGAAATGCTACTACAAACATGTTGATGGAATTCTTTCAAGGATTCTCCATCAGAAAAACCAAGGAAGAGAAAGTGGTGGAAGAAGAGGTCACGGAATTCGGAGGCGGAGAATGTAGCACTGATGAAGAGGGATGTGACCACTGGTCATAA
- the LOC117920590 gene encoding receptor-like protein 7: MRIQFFPWLYFLSLGLIVFGIHVALVSGECLSDGSTCLEDQMSLLLQLKSTLKHNVAASSKLVSWNPSGDCCSWGGVTWDSSGHVVGLDLSSELISGGFNSSSSLFSLQHLQRLNLANNSFNASQIPSGFGKLGNLIYLNLSSAGFSGQIPIEISRLTRLVTIDFSILYFLGLPTLKLENPNLRKLLQNLRELRELHLNGVNISAEGKEWCQSLSSSVPNLQVLSMPNCYLSGPLDSSLQKLRSLSSIRLDNNNFSAPVPEFLANFLNLTLLRLSSCGLHGTFPEKIFQVPTLQILDLSNNKLLQGSLPKFPQNGSLGTLVLSDTKFSGKVPYSIGNLKRLTRIELAGCDFSGPIPNSMADLTQLVYLDLSNNKFSGSIPPFSLSKYLTRMNLSHNYLTGPISSSHWDGLVNLVTLDLRDNSLNGSLPMLLFSLPSLQKIQLSNNKFSGPLSNFSAVPFSVLETLDLSSNNLEGPIPVSVFDLHCLNILDLSSNKFNGTVELSSFQKLGNLSTLSLSYNFLSTNASVGNPTSPLLSNLTTLKLASCKLRTLPDLSTQSRLTHLDLSDNQIRGSIPNWIWKIGNGSLMHLNLSHNLLEDLQETFSNFTPYLSILDLHSNQLHGQIPTPPQFSKYVDYSNNSFNSSIPDDIGTYMSFTIFFSLSKNNITGSIPRSICNATYLQVLDFSDNAFSGEIPSCLIQNEALAVLNLGRNKFVGTIPGELPHKCLLRTLDLSENHLQGNIPESLVNCKELEILNLGNNQIDDIFPCWLKNISSLPVLVLRANKFQGSIGCPKSNSTWAMLQIVDLAFNNFSGKLPATCFSTSTAMTAGENEVPSKLKQLQFRVIQFGQLYYQDTVTVTSKGLEMELVKKVLTLYTSIDLSCNNFHGDIPEVMGNFTSLYVLNLSHNGFTGHIPSSIGNLRQLESLDLSRNRLSGEIPTQLANLNFLSVLNLSFNRLVGRIPTGNQLQTFSPNSFVGNRGLCGFPVNVSCEDYDGHSGSGMEIKWEYIAPEIGFVTGLGIVIWPLVLCRRWRKCYYKRVDRILSRILQGRASGGRRAHRIRRRRK; this comes from the coding sequence ATGAGAATCCAATTCTTTCCATGGCTTTATTTCTTGTCCTTAGGCTTAATTGTTTTTGGTATCCATGTTGCTTTGGTGTCCGGGGAATGTCTGAGTGATGGGAGCACATGCCTGGAGGATCAGATGTCCTTGTTGCTGCAACTGAAGAGCACCCTCAAACACAATGTTGCTGCATCAAGTAAACTAGTTTCCTGGAATCCAAGCGGGGATTGCTGTTCTTGGGGAGGTGTAACCTGGGACTCCAGCGGTCATGTTGTCGGACTTGATCTGAGTAGCGAATTGATTTCTGGGGGGTTCAATAGTTCCAGTAGTCTTTTCAGTCTACAACATCTCCAGCGCTTGAATTTGGCTAACAACAGCTTCAACGCTTCTCAAATTCCGTCTGGATTCGGTAAGCTTGGCAATTTGATTTACCTGAATTTGTCTAGCGCTGGGTTTTCTGGGCAGATTCCAATTGAGATTTCACGCTTGACGAGGTTGGTTACTATTGATTTCTCTATCCTTTACTTCCTTGGACTTCCTACGCTGAAACTCGAGAACCCAAATCTGAGAAAGCTGCTTCAGAACCTCAGAGAGCTTAGAGAACTCCATCTTAATGGTGTAAATATATCGGCTGAGGGGAAGGAGTGGTGCCAGTCATTATCATCTTCAGTGCCTAATCTCCAAGTGCTGAGCATGCCAAACTGTTATCTTTCTGGCCCTCTTGATTCTTCTCTGCAGAAGCTTCGGTCTCTCTCAAGCATTCGCCTGGACAATAACAACTTCTCTGCTCCTGTTCCAGAATTCCTTGCGAATTTCTTGAATTTGACTCTATTGCGGCTCAGTTCTTGTGGATTACATGGAACCTTTCCAGAGAAGATCTTTCAGGTACCAACCCTACAGATTCTTGATTTGTCAAACAACAAGTTACTACAAGGTTCTTTGCCGAAATTCCCTCAGAATGGATCTCTAGGAACCTTGGTGCTCTCGGATACAAAATTCTCAGGGAAAGTACCATACTCCATAGGCAATCTCAAGAGGTTGACTAGAATAGAGCTTGCAGGTTGTGATTTCAGTGGCCCAATCCCAAACTCGATGGCAGACCTTACACAACTGGTCTACTTGGACTTATCTAATAACAAGTTTTCCGGTTCAATCCCACCTTTTAGTTTGTCCAAGTACCTGACCCGAATGAACCTTTCTCATAATTATTTAACAGGCCCGATTTCTTCCTCTCACTGGGATGGCCTAGTGAATCTAGTGACTCTTGACTTGCGAGACAATTCACTGAATGGAAGTCTCCCCATGCTCCTGTTTTCCCTCCCATCACTGCAGAAGATACAACTGAGCAACAACAAATTTTCTGGTCCCTTGAGTAATTTTTCAGCTGTGCCTTTTTCTGTACTGGAGACCCTTGATTTGAGTAGCAACAATCTGGAAGGGCCAATACCCGTATCTGTCTTTGATCTCCATTGTCTTAACATCCTTGACCTTTCTTCCAACAAATTCAATGGCACTGTTGAACTAAGCAGCTTTCAGAAACTTGGAAATCTTAGCACTCTTAGTCTTTCATACAACTTCTTGTCCACCAATGCGAGTGTTGGTAATCCCACTTCACCTCTGCTGTCGAATCTTACCACATTGAAATTGGCTTCTTGCAAACTCAGAACATTACCTGATCTTAGCACCCAGTCAAGATTGACACATTTAGACCTTTCCGATAACCAAATTCGCGGGAGCATACCTAATTGGATTTGGAAGATTGGTAATGGATCTCTTATGCATTTGAATCTCTCTCATAATTTACTGGAGGATCTGCAGGAAACTTTCTCAAATTTTACTCCTTATTTGTCCATCCTTGACCTACATTCCAACCAGCTCCATGGCCAAATCCCCACTCCTCCCCAATTTTCCAAATATGTGGATTACTCAAACAACAGTTTCAACTCTTCCATCCCAGATGATATTGGTACTTACATGTCCTTCactattttcttctctctttcgaAGAATAACATCACTGGAAGTATTCCTAGATCCATCTGCAATGCAACTTACCTGCAAGTTCTTGACTTCTCTGACAATGCCTTTAGTGGTGAAATACCATCATGTTTAATTCAGAATGAGGCTCTTGCAGTGTTGAATCTAGGGAGGAACAAGTTTGTTGGCACTATACCTGGGGAATTGCCGCACAAGTGTCTTTTACGGACGCTAGATCTCAGTGAGAATCATTTACAAGGAAACATTCCAGAATCTCTAGTTAATTGCAAAGAGTTAGAGATTTTAAACCTTGGGAACAACCAGATTGATGACATCTTTCCTTGCTGGTTGAAGAACATAAGCAGTTTGCCTGTCCTTGTTCTGAGAGCCAACAAATTCCAAGGATCCATTGGATGTCCCAAGAGCAATTCGACCTGGGCAATGCTTCAGATTGTTGACCTAGCTTTCAACAATTTCAGTGGTAAATTGCCAGCAACATGCTTCTCGACCTCGACAGCAATGACGGCTGGTGAAAATGAAGTCCCATCCAAGCTCAAACAGCTGCAATTTAGGGTTATACAATTCGGTCAATTGTACTATCAGGATACTGTAACAGTTACCAGCAAAGGTCTAGAAATGGAGTTGGTGAAGAAGGTCCTAACTCTCTACACCTCTATTGACTTGTCGTGCAACAATTTTCATGGGGACATACCAGAAGTGATGGGGAACTTCACATCGCTCTATGTTCTCAACTTATCGCATAATGGTTTCACGGGCCATATCCCATCGTCAATAGGGAATCTGCGACAACTTGAGTCATTAGACCTCTCGCGAAACAGGCTGAGTGGAGAGATACCCACACAGCTTGCGAACCTAAATTTCCTTTCAGTCCTGAACCTCTCATTCAACCGATTGGTGGGAAGGATCCCTACAGGTAATCAGTTGCAAACATTTTCACCAAATTCCTTCGTGGGTAATAGAGGATTATGCGGCTTCCCCGTAAACGTAAGTTGCGAGGATTATGACGGGCACTCAGGCTCCGGGATGGAGATTAAGTGGGAATACATAGCTCCTGAAATTGGATTTGTGACAGGATTGGGAATCGTGATTTGGCCTCTAGTGTTGTGCAGGAGATGGAGGAAATGCTACTACAAACGTGTTGATAGAATTCTTTCAAGGATTCTCCAAGGAAGAGCAAGTGGTGGAAGAAGAGCTCACAGAATTCGGAGGCGGAGAAAGTAG